The following coding sequences lie in one Hoplias malabaricus isolate fHopMal1 chromosome 14, fHopMal1.hap1, whole genome shotgun sequence genomic window:
- the LOC136666416 gene encoding uncharacterized protein, whose translation MRNRKRSFMLPAGEKTKLAAKSEEKKMHEVGLVILFSFVCLTVSVHDGQRIKQTRIPCTANTEKGLQYRKISWYKVEEESNELTGLVIKDLRTSETVLYKFAKHSYEVGEDYSLLIPEFGERDCGNYRCTLWPPVGHQIQDGNFGFYPLGCSKPLQWNTVGEMTRPPINNIPLFLIISVLLVSVSIAIVYLCWKRTKWNRKTKNLQRNSVHSSGEVLLSVKV comes from the exons ATGAGGAACAGGAAGCGAAGTTTTATGTTGCCAGCTGGCGAAAAAACAAAACTTGCTGCAAAAagtgaagaaaagaaaatgcaCGAAGTAGGCCTCGTTATAC TTTTCAGCTTTGTTTGTCTGACTGTGTCGGTACACGATGGTCAACGCATTAAACAAACAAGGATTCCGTGCACAGCAAACACTGAGAAGGGACTGCAGTACCGGAAAATAAGCTGGTATAAG GTTGAAGAAGAATCTAATGAGTTAACAGGTCTTGTGATTAAAGACTTACGTACCAGTGAGACCGTTCTTTATAAATTTGCCAAACATTCTTATGAAGTGGGTGAGGATTATTCTCTGCTGATCCCGGAGTTTGGAGAGAGGGACTGTGGCAATTACCGCTGCACTTTGTGGCCTCCAGTTGGTCATCAAATTCAGGATGGAAATTTTGGGTTCTATCCACTTG GCTGTTCAAAACCTCTTCAGTGGAATACAGTGGGTGAGATGACTAGGCCACCAATAAATAATATTCCCTTGTTCCTTATAATCTCAGTTCTGCTTGTGTCTGTTAGTATAGCCATTGTTTATCTTTGCTGGAAAAGGACGAAGtggaacagaaaaacaaaaaatcttcAAAGAAATTCAGTCCACAGCAGTGGTGAAGTCTTGCTCAGTGTGAAGGTTTAG
- the LOC136666417 gene encoding uncharacterized protein — translation MGYWKILVFSVGICTNLSFSSEDTQVIHFDCNSEAVLPCTAKSYSHVYTSITWYKGTPEQGIIRRQKGTNEPVPYSGYANTVSLTEENALVLKNVTFNHTGMYKCLITASVGHKSNQSHVFLNISECVTKTTETPVLTTQIVTQSTSLGRNLSEVSRLKPVEVNGLLAFVGFGTIGLIKVLLCALCVSIVVAIKKHRRSRNLWN, via the exons atggGCTACTGGAAGATACTGG TCTTCTCTGTAGGTATTTGTACAAATCTGAGTTTCTCCAGTGAAGACACACAAGTGATCCACTTTGACTGCAACAGTGAAGCTGTCCTGCCCTGTACAGCCAAGTCTTATAGTCATGTATATACATCCATTACCTGGTACAAG ggcACTCCTGAACAGGGTATAATTAGGAGACAAAAAGGGACCAATGAACCAGTGCCATATTCAGGCTATGCCAATACAGTGTCCCTCACAGAGGAGAATGCTCTTGTCCTGAAAAATGTTACTTTCAACCATACAGGAATGTACAAGTGCTTGATTACTGCAAGCGTTGGACATAAAAGTAATCAGTCACATGTTTTTCTAAATATCTCAG AGTGTGTTACTAAGACAACAGAAACTCCAGTCCTCACCACTCAGATTGTTACTCAGTCCACAAGTCTTGGGAGGAACCTTTCAGAGGTCTCTCGGTTAAAGCCAGTGGAGGTGAACGGTCTTTTGGCCTTTGTGGGCTTTGGGACTATAGGCCTGATCAAAGTTCTGCTCTGTGCTCTATGTGTGTCG ATTGTGGTGGCGATTAAGAAACACAGAAGAAGCAGAAACTTATGGAATTGA